The Aeromonas veronii genome includes the window TCGGGCCGCTCAGCTACGATCTGGTCTCCCTGCTCAAAGACTGCTATGTGCGCTGGCCGGACGATGTCATCGAGCAAGGGATGCGCCATGGCTTCGACACCTTGAGCGAGGCTGGCGTGCTGGCCGGGATCGATTATGCCCGCTTCCGGCGCCAGGCCGATCTCACCGGCATGCAGCGCCACCTGAAGGCGGCGGGCATCTTCACCCGCCTCTATCACAGGGACGGAAAATCCGGTTATCTGAAGGATATTCCACGCACACTGGGTTATGTGGTGGATGTTTGTCATCTGCACGGGGACACATACCCTGTGTTGTCCCGTTTCGGTGACTGGTTGCAGCGAAAAGTGCTGCCGGGCTTTGCTGCTGGAGCCCAGGCATGAAAGCGATGATCCTGGCCGCCGGTCGCGGCGAGCGGATGCGACCGCTGACGGACTCCCTGCCCAAGCCGCTGCTGGCGGTGGGGGGCAAGCCGCTCATCGTGCATCATATCGAGAAGCTCAAGGCTGCCGGGGTGACGAATCTGGTCATCAACCACGCCTGGCTCGGCCACGAGCTGGTGGCGGCACTCGGGGATGGCAGCGCCTTCGGGGTTAGCATCCAGTGGTCGGCGGAAGAAACCGCACTGGAGACCGCCGGTGGCATAGTGCAGGCACTGCCATTGCTGGGGTCTGAGCCTTTTCTGGTGATCAACGGCGATACCTGGCTGGATCTGGATTACGGCACCCTGGTGAACCAGACGCTGGGGGAGGATCTGGCCCACCTCTGGCTGGTGCCCAATCCGTCCCAGCATCCTCACGGGGATTTCGCGCTGCAAGCCGGCCGGGTGCTGGACAGCCCGTCCCTCACTTTCAGCGGCATCGGCCTCTATCGTCCCGAGGCTTTCGGTCACTTGCCCGCCGGGGCTCGCAAGCTGGCCCCCCTGCTGCGGGAGTGGATGGCGGCGGGTCGGGTCGGTGGCAGCCTGCTCCCTGGCGAGTGGCGAGACATTGGCACCGTCGCGCGGCTGCGAGAGCTGGACGAACAGTTGCAAGGATGCAGCACTCAACACATCACGAGGTCTTGAACCATGCGTATTTGGGGTAAGGTGCTTGGCGCCTTCTTCGGTTTTCTGCTCGGCAACATCTTTGGCGCCCTGCTTGGCCTCTGGTTAGGCCATCGTTTCGATCGGGGCATGGGCATGTCGTTCCGCCGTGCCCCCACCCAGCAACAGCAGGCGGTTTTCTTCCACGCCACCTTCGCCGTCATGGGCCACATCGCCAAGGCGAGCGGCCAGGTCACCGAGCAGGAGATCCGGGTTGCCTCCAACCTGATGGACAGGATGCGTCTCTCCGGTGAGCAGCGGGTGCGGGCCCAGGAGTCCTTCCGTCAGGGCAAGGAGAGCGGCTTCCCCCTGCGCGAGACCCTGGCCGAGTTCCGTCAGGCGAGCCAGGGCCAGCGTGACATCCTGCGCTTCTTCCTGGAAGTCCAACTGCAGGCGGCCTTCGCCGATGGCTGCGTGGAAGCCGACGAGCGGGCCATCTTGCAGACCATCGCCGACGAGCTGGGCTTCAGCCGCATCGAGCTGGCGCGGATCCTGGCCATGGCCGAGGCGCAGATGAACTTCTTCAAGCACGGTCAGGGCCAGTATCAGGGTGGGGGCCAGGGGCAGCAGTACCGCCAGGAGGCGCCATCCAAGGATCGGCTCAAGGATGCCTATCAGCTGCTCGGCGTCAGCGAGAGCGACAGCGATCAGGAGATCAAGCGGGCCTACCGCAAGGAGATGAGCAAGCACCATCCGGACAAGCTGGCCGCCAAGGGGTTGCCGCCGGAGATGATGGAGATGGCCAAGGAGAAGACCCAGGAGATCCAGCAGGCCTGGGAGTGGATCCGCGAGGCTCGCGGCATCCGCTGACACGCCAGAAAGAAGCTAGATGCAGTCATAAAAAATGCCCGTCGAGAGACGGGCATTTTTGTTGGCGGGGGGATTCAATCCCCGTCGAAGGGGGCGACTCAGTGCGCGTCGACCCAGACGAATTTGAGGATGAACAGCAGGGCGACGACCAGCACGCAGGGGTTGATCTCGCGCCAGCGGCCGGTGCCCGCCTTCATCACGCAGTAGGAGATGAAGCCCACGGCGATCCCCTCGGTGATGGAGAAGCTGAACGGCATCATGACCGCGGTCATGAAGGCCGGTACTGCCTCGGTCAGGTCTTCCCACTTCACCCGGGTGAGCTCGGAGCACATCAGCACGCCCACGTAGATGAGGGCGCCGGCGGCGGCATAAGCCGGCACCATGGCGGCGACGGGGGAGAAGAAGATGGCCAGCAGGAACAGCACGCCGACGACGATGGCGGTCAGACCGGTGCGACCACCCACGGCCACGCCGGAGCTGCTCTCGATATAGGCCGTCACGGAGGAGGTACCCATGAAGGCGCCGCCCACCGAGCTCACGCTGTCGACGACCAATGCCTGCTTCATGCGCGGGAAGTGCCCCTTGTCATCGGCCAGTTTTGCACGGTTGGTCACCCCGATGAGGGTGCCGGAGGAGTCGAACAGGTTGACCAGCATGAAGGAGAAGATGATGCCGGCGAGGCTGATATCCAGGGATCCCATCAAATCCAGCTGACCGAACACCGGCGTGATGCTGGGCGGCATGGAGACGAAGCCCTTGAAGGTGACGTCACCAAACAGAAAGCCCAGTCCGGTGGTGACCACCATGGAGATGAGGACGGCGGAGTGCACGCCACGGGCGGAGAAGATGCAGATCAGGAAGAAGCCGAGCAGCCCCAGCAGACAGGGCAGGGAAGTGAGATTGCCCACCGTCACCATGGTGGCCGGGTTCGCGACGACGATGCCGGCGTTGTGCAGGCCGAGCAGGGCGATGAGCAGGCCGATACCGGCGGTGATGCCGACGCGCAGGGTGAGGGGGATGTTGGCGATGAGCCAGTAGCGCACCCGCAGCAGGGTGAGGATCAGAAGACCCAGGGCGCCCCAGAAGATGGTACCCATGCCTATCTGCCAGGAGTAACCCATGCCGGCCACCACCACGAAGGCGAAGAAGGCGTTGAGGCCCATGGCGGGAGCCAGGGCGATGGGCAGGTTGGCCAGCAGCCCCATCAGAATGCTGCCGATGCCGGCGATGAGGCAGGTGGTGACGAACACGGCCTGGGTGTCCATGCCCGCAGCGGAGAGGATCTGCGGGTTGACGAAGACGATGTAGACCATGGTCAGGAAGGTGGTGATCCCGGCGATGACCTCGGTGCGGGCCGTGGTGCCATGACCTTTCAGGGCGAACAGACGATCGAGCAATCCTTGCCCGGCCGCCGGGCTGGTGGCTTGATGTGGTTGATTCATGTTGGATTCCAATGGGTGACGTGAAATAAGCAGCAGGGGGGCAGACCCATCCATAGGGAGACTGACCCTGTCATTGGCGATTTCATCGCCAGACTCGTCCTGATACCGTGACAGCGCGCACATTTTTACACAGGCAGGCGCGTTTACAAACCCCGGATCTGCGAGGCGGATCAATGAATAGAGTAAAAATTCAAACGTTTGCTCTTGCGGCAGGAAAAATGAGTGTCGATAGAGACTTTCTTTGGGAAGCTCAGAGGGTCTTGAAGTAACGCTCCACCAGTTGTGCCAGCAGAGCGTCGCTGCGCTCCTGCAGCAGACTCAAGGTCAGGCCCATGCGCTGCAGCAACAGACCGGCCTGCTCCTCGCTCAGCTTGCGCCCCTCGATGAAGAACTCCTGCTCCGGCAGCTGCTTGTCATGACGCGGGAGCAGCACCCAGCTTATCCACTCGGGCTCCAGAGTGGCGAAGATCCGGCTGGCGGCATTGCAGAACCTGTCGATGTGCGCCTTGCCGTCTGGCCCGAGGCAACCGGGTTCGATGCGGATCTGGATGTGAAGTCGCTTCGAGGTGTCTGTGGTGTGGGCCATGGCTAGCTATCGGTTGGGGGAGGCGGAGAGAGTGTAAGTCAAAAGGCAATAGAAAGGGGAGCCTGGGCTCCCCTTGTCACGGTGCAATCCCCTCGATGGGGGGAGGTACGGCATCGCTTGGCCAGCGGTCCGCCAGCCGTTACGGGCGCGCTGCGGCGGCATGGCTGGCCGCACCAGCGCTTCCCTTTACTTGGCGATCCGCTTGTACTTGGCGCGATGGGGCTGAACGGCCTCGGCGCCATAGGTCTTCTTCTTCCACTCTTCGTATTCGGTGAAGTTGCCTTCGAAGAATTCGATCTTGCCCTCGTCCTGGTAGTCCAGGATGTGGGTGGCGATGCGGTCGAGGAACCAGCGATCGTGGGAGATGACCATGGCACAACCCGGGAACTCCAGCAGGGCGTTCTCGAGGGCGCGCAGGGTTTCGATGTCCAGATCGTTGGTCGGTTCATCCAGCAGCAAGACGTTTCCGCCAGTTTGCAGCAGCTTGGCCAGGTGCAGACGGCCACGCTCGCCACCGGACAGTTCGCCGACGCGCTTTTGCTGATCCGAGCCCTTGAAGTTGAAGCGGCCGATGTAGGCCCGGCTCGGGAACTCGTAGTTGCCGATGCGCAGGATGTCCTGACCGTCCGCGACTTCCTCGAACACCGTCTTCTTGTCGTTCATGGTGTCGCGGAACTGATCCACCGAGGCCAGCACCACGGTATCGCCCAGGGTGATGGCGCCGGAATCCGGCTGCTCCTGACCCGACATCATGCGGAACAGGGTGGACTTACCGGCCCCGTTAGGACCGATGATGCCGACAATGGCCCCCTTCGGAATGGAGAAGGAGAGATCGTCGATCAGCAGCCGGTCACCGTAGGACTTGCGCAGGTTCGCCACTTCCACCACCTTGTCGCCGAGGCGGGGTCCGGGCGGAATGAACAGCTCGTTGGTCTCGTTGCGCTTCTGGTAGTCGTTGGTGTTGAGCTCTTCGAAGCGAGCCATACGAGCCTTGGACTTGGCCTGACGGCCCTTGGGGTTCTGGCGAACCCACTCCAGTTCTTTCTCGATGGACTTGCGACGGGCGGCTTCCGAGCTCGCCTCCTGGGCCAGACGGGCATCTTTTTGCTCCAGCCAGGAGGAGTAGTTGCCCTCCCAGGGGATGCCTTCGCCACGGTCCAGCTCCAGGATCCAGCCTGCCACGTTGTCGAGGAAGTAGCGGTCGTGGGTGATGGCGACGACGGTGCCTTCGTAGTCGTGCAGGAAGCGCTCGAGCCAGGCCACGGATTCCGCATCCAGGTGGTTGGTCGGCTCATCGAGCAGCAGCATGTCCGGCTTTTCCAGCAGCAGGCGGCAGAGGGCAACCCGGCGACGCTCACCCCCGGAGAGGTGCTTGATCTGGGCATCCCAGGCCGGCAGGCGCAGGGCATCGGCCGCACGCTCCAGCTGGTTTTCCATGTTGTGGCCGCCCTGGGAGGCGATGATGGCCTCCAGCTCGCCCTGTTCGCGGGCCAGCTTGTCGAAATCGGCATCCGGATCCGCGTAGGCCGCATAGACCTCATCCAGGCGAGCCATGGCGCGTTTTACGTCGCCCACGGCCTCTTCAACCGCATCACGGACCGTCTGCTCGGGATCCAGTTTCGGCTCCTGGGGCAGGTAGCCTATCTTGATGCCGGGTTGCGGGCGGGCTTCCCCTTCGATCTCGGTATCCAGCCCGGCCATGATCCGCAGCAGGGTGGATTTACCGGCGCCGTTCAGACCCAAGACGCCTATCTTGGCGCCCGGGAAGAAGGAGAGGGAGATGTTCTTGAGAATATGACGCTTGGGCGGCACGACCTTGCCGACCCTGTTCATGGTGTAAATAAATTGAGCCATTGGCTAATTCTCTTCCTTTTCAGCAACTTAATGATTTTTCATTAACAAACTGATGGCGTGGTGGGCCAGGTCGGCGCGGGCCAACCCGGTTCCAAAAAACTCGTCGATTGTAAACCAATGGGGAGGGGGCGGCAAAGCGGACAGCGGGAGCGACCTCCCATCTGCGAAACCCTCTTGGCCGGGAGGGATGGCCGCTGGGATGGGCCGACGCCTGCCCGGTCTGGGGGCTTGAGGGTTTCTGTATCCAGGTTGAATGGGGGATGTTCGGCACCCGTATCAGCGGATGCCATCAACCGGTGGTGAGCGTCAGCGTACCGATACCTTGGTTTTCTTGGGCTGATCCTGCCCCGAGTAGTAGAGCACTCGCTGCACGTATTCCTGGGTTTCCTGATAGGGGGGCACACCTCCATAGCGGACCACGGCCTGCTCACCGGCGTTATAGGCGGCGCTGATCCTGATCCAGTCGGGGCCGAACTGCTTCTCCAGCCATTTCAGATAGATCATGGCACCGCGGATGTTCTGCTCCGCATCGAACGGACGCGTCACGCCGAACCTGGCTTGGGTCTCGGGGATGAGTTGCATCACCCCTTGCGCCTGTTTGGGGGAGACGGCGAGGCTGTTGAGGTTGGACTCGGCGATGGCGATGGCCAGCGCCAGCTGGGGATCGACCCGGTGGCGCTTGGCAGCCTGCCGGATCATGCTGGCGAGTTTCTGCTTGCTCATGGACTGACGGGCCAGATAGCCATCCTGATCGAAGGGGACGCCGGGGCGTACCCAGGGGGCGCCGCCCGAGCCGCCGCCGACACCGCAGGTGCCGAGCGGGGCATTGCCCACACGTTCGTTGTAGTAGCGGGCTGCCTGCTGGTTGCCCAGGCGCATGGCCATGGCGAGATAGGTATTGGCCTGACGGGCGCTGCGGATCCCCTGTGGACCACGAGCCAGCAGGCGGCCGATGCGAAAATAGGCTTCTGGATTGCCGAGGCTGGCGGCGGTGCAGTAGTGGGCGATGGCCTGCCTCGGGTTGTTGCGCTCCATGGCCGCCCCCTGGCGCAGGGCATTCATCGCCTTGGGAGCCTGGCGAAAGGTGTCGGCGTGAGTCGATGTGCTGGCCAGCAGGAGCAAGAGTCCCCAGCCCCAAGTGCAGAGTCGCAGCATGATGGATACCTCATTTCGTATCCGCAAGATATAGGTTCTGGATGGGCGGGTTGCCAGCCGAGTGTAGGAACATGTGGTTCTGTGCTGGCTTGAGAAAGATGAAAACGGTCTGGAACCTTTGGCTAGTGGAGCAAAATATTGGGTGGAAGGTCAAAGAGCAGGGCCTGACTGCCGGGTGGGAAGGACGTTGAGACTCGCCACAGCTATCTCTCTCCCGTCGCTGGTGGCCGACAGTGGGGAATATAATCCAACGCATTGTATTTCTATGATTTAACGCTCTTCCCCCCTCATGTTCCTGGCGACCGGTCGGGTTGGATCCCGCGTTGATCCAAAGGGGCAACACGGATGAACGCCTCCGTTGCGACAACCGTGGTGCTACCCGCCAAGGATGCGCGGGACCATTTGCCCCCTTCTTGCACAAACAGGGCAGTGGAGCGTCATACCCCGTGGTACGCCCTGTACCAATGGACGAAACTCTCTACCCCTTCCTTCAATCCGACCCGGGGCCGATAGCCCGTCACCTCGAACAGGGACTCGGTGTCGGCCCAGGTGGCGAGCACATCCCCCGGCTGCATGGGCCGCAGATTGCGGATGGCGGGTTTGCCGAGGGCCGATTCGATGGCGTCCACGAAGTCCAGCAGTCGCACCGGGCTGCCGTTGCCGATGTTCAGCAACCGGTAAGGGGCCGAGCTGGACGCCATCTGCCCGTGCCAGGCCGGGTTCGCCTGGGGAGGGCGATCGGCGACGCGCACTATCCCCTCGATGATGTCGTCGATATGGGTGAAGTCCCGGCTGAGCTGACCCTGGTTGTAGATGTCGATGGGCTCGTCGTTGAGGATGGCGCGCACGAACTTGAACAGGGCCATGTCGGGGCGCCCCCAGGGACCGTAGACGGTGAAAAAGCGCAGCCCCGTGGTAGGCAGGCCGTAGAGGTGGGAGTAGGAGTGGGCCATCAGCTCGTTGGCCTTCTTGCTCGCCGCATAGAGGGAGACCGGATGATCCACCCCGTCCGAGGTCTTGAACGGCATCTGCTCATTGAGGCCGTAGACGGAGCTCGAGGAGGCATAGATGAGGTGGCCGACCCCGTGTTGACGGCACCCCTCCAGCACGGTGAGGGTACCGGTGAGGTTGCTGTCGGCGTAGGCAAAGGGATTGTCCAGCGAATAGCGTACCCCCGCCTGGGCACCGAGGTGGATCACCCGATCGAAGCGCTCCCGGGCAAAGAGGTCGGCGATGGCCAATCTGTCCGCAAGATCGATACGCTCGAAGCGAAATCCGGGGAGGGGAAGGAGGCGCGCGAGGCGTGCCTCTTTCAGGCTCACCGCGTAGTAGTCATTCAGGTTGTCGATGCCGACCACCCGATGACCGTCAGCGCAAAGCCGCTTGACCACATGGAAGCCGATAAAACCGGCGGCGCCGGTGATCAGGTACTGCATTGCGTAGCCTCCAATCGGGGCTCTGGTTCCTGCCTAGCCGCTGGTTGCACATGGTGGCCGCGGCCGATGGCGTAGTAGGTAAAGCCGCGCTGGCGAAGGCGGGCCGGGTCATAGAGGTTGCGTCCGTCGAAGATGACGGCCTGTTTCAGGGTGCGCTGGATCAGCTCGAAATCGGGAGCGCGGAACTGCTGCCATTCGGTACAGATGAACAGGGCGTCGGCTCCCTTGAGGGCCGCCTCCTGGGTGCCACACAGGATCAGATCGTCCCGCAGGCCATAGAGGCGCTGCGCCTCGTTCATGGCCTGGGGATCGAACGCCTGCACCTTGCCGCCACCGGCCCAGATGGCCTCCATCAATACTCGGCTCGGTGCCTCTCGCATGTCGTCGGTATTGGGCTTGAAGGCGAGCCCCCAGAGGGCGAAGGTGTGCCCCGTCAGATCGGCACCAAAGTGCTGGTGCAACAACTCGATGAGTCTGTGTTTCTGACGATCGTTGACCCGCTCCACCGAGCGCAGCAGGGACGTGTCACAGCCCATCTCGGCTGCGGTGTGGATCAGTGCTCTCACATCCTTGGGGAAGCAGGAGCCGCCGTAGCCGCAGCCCGGATAGATGAAGTGGTAGCCGATGCGTGGATCCGCACCTATGCCCTTGCGCACCGCCTCTATGTCGGCCCCGAGCCGCTCCGCCAGTCCCGCCATCTCGTTCATGAAGGAGATTTTTGTCGCCAGCATGGCGTTGGCGGCGTACTTGGTCAGCTCGGCGCTGCGCGCGTCCATTTGGATGATGCGCCTGTGATTGCGGTTGAAGGGGGCGTAGAGCTCCTCCAGCAACGACATGGCGTGGGCGGAATCCGTGCCGATGATGATGCGATCCGGCCGCAGACAGTCGGCAACGGCGGCGCCTTCTTTGAGAAACTCCGGATTGGACACCACCGCCAGGGGGAAGTGAACGCCACGCTCGGTGAGGGCGGCCTCGATGTGCCGGCGCACCCGGTGGGCCGTACCGACCGGCACCGTGCTCTTGTTGACGACCACCTTGCCAGCCTGCATCAGGCGGCCTATGGTACCGGCCACCCTCAGCACCTGTTGCAGATCGGCGCTGCCGTCTTCACCGGGCGGAGTGCCCACCGCGATGAAGATGAGCTCGGCAAAGTCCACGCCTTTTACCACGTCCGTGGTGAAATGCAGGCGACCTGCCTGATGATTGGCCTGAACCATGGGTGAGAGGCCGGGTTCGAAAATGGGGATGATGCCCTCTTTCAGGCGCGCTATCTTGGCGGCATCCACGTCCACGCAGGTGACCTGATGGCCCATCTCGGCCAGCACGGCGGCCTGCACCAGACCCACATACCCAATCCCGAAGAGGGTGACCCTCATCCTTTGTTGCTCCACAGGCAGTTGAAAGGGAGGCATTTTAGAATGATTCGGCGTGACGAGCAGCGGAAACCGTCCGGTTTTTCAGTGAGGGTGCAGCCTGGGAAAGGACCCCGTGAGATATTTTGGTGCAAGGGTTGTAACGCATCCCTGACGCGCACCATTTTGGCGCATTCGATGACGCTATTGTGATCCGGCTCACTCAAATCGGACACTGTTCCCATAACGAAGCCCGGCACACCGGGCTCGCGCCCCCAAGGGGCAACCCACACTCTTTTACTTCGCTATGGACTTTGGTTATGGACAACAAACCCCGCTCGGCGCATCCGGTCTATGAGGATGTGCTTGCCCTGCTGACCGCGGCAGGCTTCATCTCCCTCGGCATCTTTCTGTTTCATCAGGTGGGTCTGCTCACCGGTGGCACCGCCGGCCTCGCGCTCCTGCTGCAGCAGGTGACGGGCCTGAGCTTCGGCCTGCTGTTCTTCACCATGAACCTGCCTTTTTACGCCCTGGCCTGGCTCAGGATGGGCCCACGCTTCACCCTCAACACCTTCGCGTCAGTGGCAACCGTCTCCTTCATGACGGATCACCTCAACGCCGTGCTGCAGATCGGCAAGATCGAGCCCGTCTATGCGGCCCTCATCGGCGGTACCCTGATCGGCATGGGGCTGCTCATCATGTTTCGTCACAAGTCGAGCCTGGGAGGCTTCAACATCCTGGCACTCTTCATTCAGGACAAGTTCGGCATCCGCGCTGGCAAGCTGCAAATGGGACTGGATTGCACCATCGTCATCGCCTCCTTCTTCGTGGTCTCCCCCTGGCTGCTGGCCCTCTCCGTGGTGGCGGCCATCCTCTGTAACCTGGTGTTGACACTCAACCACAAGCCGGGGCGCTACCAGATAGCCTGAATGAATAGCCAAAAACAAGAAGAGCGCCCGATGGCGCTCTTCTTGTTTGCGATGAACAGCGGCGGCTACACCACCATGGGTAGGCCGGTATCGGGGTGGTGCAGTACCTGGGCCGGATAGCCATACAACCGGGCGATAAGCTCCGGCGTGAGTACCTCGGCGGGGGCACCGTCCGCCATCAACCGACCCTGTTCCAGCATCACCAGCCGATCGGCGTAGCGCGCCGCGAGGTTGAGATCGTGCAGCACCACCAGGACGGCGGTATGGCGACCGGCGAGGGCGCGGGCCATGGTCAGCAGCTGATGCTGATACTTGAGATCGAGCGCCGAGGTGGGCTCGTCCAGCAACAGGAGCCGGGGCTCCTGGGGTTCGTCGGGAGCTTGCCAGATCTGGGCCAGCACCCTGGCAAACTGTACCCGCTGGCGCTCCCCGCCCGACAGGCCGGGGTAGAGACGACCCGCCAGGTGTTCGACCCCGGCGTGGGTCATGGCGGCCTTGACTATCTCGTCCCGGCGGCTGCCCGGTTCGGTATGAGGCAGGCGGCCCATGGCCACCACCTCTTCACAGAGAAAGGGGAAGTTGAGGGACGAACTCTGGGGCAGCACACCGACCCTGTGGGCCAGCGCCGTGCTGCCCCAGGCCTGGCGTTCCCGACCAAACAGGGAGATGGCGCCGTCGTACTCCAGCTCCCCGGTCAGGCACTTGAGCAGTGAACTCTTGCCCGCACCGTTCGGGCCGAGCAGGGCGGTCAGGGTACCCGATTGCAGGGTGAGGCTGAGCCTGTCGAGAATGAGGCGGCCACCCCGGCTGAGGCAGATATTCTGACAATCCAGCAGGGGTGAAGGGGCGGCTCCGGGCAAGATGACGATCTCCTGTTACAGCGTCCGGCGACTCTTGACCAAGAGCCAGATGAAGAAGGGCGCGCCGAGCAGGGCCGTGATGATACCCACTGGCAGCTCGGCAGGGGCCAGCAGGGTGCGGGCCAGCATGTCGGCGCCGAGCAGCAAAGCGGCCCCCAGCAGGGCGGAGAGGGGCAGCAGGCGCACGTGGTTGGGGCCAGCCAGCAGTCGCACCAGATGGGGGACCACCAGGCCGACGAAGCCGATCATGCCCGCGACGGCGACGGCGACACCGACGCCGGCGGCGGTGAGCAGGATGAGGCGACGCTTGAGGGATTGCACGTTGACCCCCAGATGACGTGCCTCACC containing:
- a CDS encoding NCS2 family permease, coding for MNQPHQATSPAAGQGLLDRLFALKGHGTTARTEVIAGITTFLTMVYIVFVNPQILSAAGMDTQAVFVTTCLIAGIGSILMGLLANLPIALAPAMGLNAFFAFVVVAGMGYSWQIGMGTIFWGALGLLILTLLRVRYWLIANIPLTLRVGITAGIGLLIALLGLHNAGIVVANPATMVTVGNLTSLPCLLGLLGFFLICIFSARGVHSAVLISMVVTTGLGFLFGDVTFKGFVSMPPSITPVFGQLDLMGSLDISLAGIIFSFMLVNLFDSSGTLIGVTNRAKLADDKGHFPRMKQALVVDSVSSVGGAFMGTSSVTAYIESSSGVAVGGRTGLTAIVVGVLFLLAIFFSPVAAMVPAYAAAGALIYVGVLMCSELTRVKWEDLTEAVPAFMTAVMMPFSFSITEGIAVGFISYCVMKAGTGRWREINPCVLVVALLFILKFVWVDAH
- the ettA gene encoding energy-dependent translational throttle protein EttA, encoding MAQFIYTMNRVGKVVPPKRHILKNISLSFFPGAKIGVLGLNGAGKSTLLRIMAGLDTEIEGEARPQPGIKIGYLPQEPKLDPEQTVRDAVEEAVGDVKRAMARLDEVYAAYADPDADFDKLAREQGELEAIIASQGGHNMENQLERAADALRLPAWDAQIKHLSGGERRRVALCRLLLEKPDMLLLDEPTNHLDAESVAWLERFLHDYEGTVVAITHDRYFLDNVAGWILELDRGEGIPWEGNYSSWLEQKDARLAQEASSEAARRKSIEKELEWVRQNPKGRQAKSKARMARFEELNTNDYQKRNETNELFIPPGPRLGDKVVEVANLRKSYGDRLLIDDLSFSIPKGAIVGIIGPNGAGKSTLFRMMSGQEQPDSGAITLGDTVVLASVDQFRDTMNDKKTVFEEVADGQDILRIGNYEFPSRAYIGRFNFKGSDQQKRVGELSGGERGRLHLAKLLQTGGNVLLLDEPTNDLDIETLRALENALLEFPGCAMVISHDRWFLDRIATHILDYQDEGKIEFFEGNFTEYEEWKKKTYGAEAVQPHRAKYKRIAK
- a CDS encoding lytic transglycosylase domain-containing protein, producing the protein MLRLCTWGWGLLLLLASTSTHADTFRQAPKAMNALRQGAAMERNNPRQAIAHYCTAASLGNPEAYFRIGRLLARGPQGIRSARQANTYLAMAMRLGNQQAARYYNERVGNAPLGTCGVGGGSGGAPWVRPGVPFDQDGYLARQSMSKQKLASMIRQAAKRHRVDPQLALAIAIAESNLNSLAVSPKQAQGVMQLIPETQARFGVTRPFDAEQNIRGAMIYLKWLEKQFGPDWIRISAAYNAGEQAVVRYGGVPPYQETQEYVQRVLYYSGQDQPKKTKVSVR
- the djlA gene encoding co-chaperone DjlA, with protein sequence MRIWGKVLGAFFGFLLGNIFGALLGLWLGHRFDRGMGMSFRRAPTQQQQAVFFHATFAVMGHIAKASGQVTEQEIRVASNLMDRMRLSGEQRVRAQESFRQGKESGFPLRETLAEFRQASQGQRDILRFFLEVQLQAAFADGCVEADERAILQTIADELGFSRIELARILAMAEAQMNFFKHGQGQYQGGGQGQQYRQEAPSKDRLKDAYQLLGVSESDSDQEIKRAYRKEMSKHHPDKLAAKGLPPEMMEMAKEKTQEIQQAWEWIREARGIR
- a CDS encoding NAD-dependent epimerase, yielding MQYLITGAAGFIGFHVVKRLCADGHRVVGIDNLNDYYAVSLKEARLARLLPLPGFRFERIDLADRLAIADLFARERFDRVIHLGAQAGVRYSLDNPFAYADSNLTGTLTVLEGCRQHGVGHLIYASSSSVYGLNEQMPFKTSDGVDHPVSLYAASKKANELMAHSYSHLYGLPTTGLRFFTVYGPWGRPDMALFKFVRAILNDEPIDIYNQGQLSRDFTHIDDIIEGIVRVADRPPQANPAWHGQMASSSAPYRLLNIGNGSPVRLLDFVDAIESALGKPAIRNLRPMQPGDVLATWADTESLFEVTGYRPRVGLKEGVESFVHWYRAYHGV
- a CDS encoding YitT family protein — protein: MDNKPRSAHPVYEDVLALLTAAGFISLGIFLFHQVGLLTGGTAGLALLLQQVTGLSFGLLFFTMNLPFYALAWLRMGPRFTLNTFASVATVSFMTDHLNAVLQIGKIEPVYAALIGGTLIGMGLLIMFRHKSSLGGFNILALFIQDKFGIRAGKLQMGLDCTIVIASFFVVSPWLLALSVVAAILCNLVLTLNHKPGRYQIA
- the murU gene encoding N-acetylmuramate alpha-1-phosphate uridylyltransferase MurU; this translates as MKAMILAAGRGERMRPLTDSLPKPLLAVGGKPLIVHHIEKLKAAGVTNLVINHAWLGHELVAALGDGSAFGVSIQWSAEETALETAGGIVQALPLLGSEPFLVINGDTWLDLDYGTLVNQTLGEDLAHLWLVPNPSQHPHGDFALQAGRVLDSPSLTFSGIGLYRPEAFGHLPAGARKLAPLLREWMAAGRVGGSLLPGEWRDIGTVARLRELDEQLQGCSTQHITRS
- a CDS encoding heme ABC transporter ATP-binding protein; the protein is MPGAAPSPLLDCQNICLSRGGRLILDRLSLTLQSGTLTALLGPNGAGKSSLLKCLTGELEYDGAISLFGRERQAWGSTALAHRVGVLPQSSSLNFPFLCEEVVAMGRLPHTEPGSRRDEIVKAAMTHAGVEHLAGRLYPGLSGGERQRVQFARVLAQIWQAPDEPQEPRLLLLDEPTSALDLKYQHQLLTMARALAGRHTAVLVVLHDLNLAARYADRLVMLEQGRLMADGAPAEVLTPELIARLYGYPAQVLHHPDTGLPMVV
- a CDS encoding UDP-glucose dehydrogenase family protein, whose product is MRVTLFGIGYVGLVQAAVLAEMGHQVTCVDVDAAKIARLKEGIIPIFEPGLSPMVQANHQAGRLHFTTDVVKGVDFAELIFIAVGTPPGEDGSADLQQVLRVAGTIGRLMQAGKVVVNKSTVPVGTAHRVRRHIEAALTERGVHFPLAVVSNPEFLKEGAAVADCLRPDRIIIGTDSAHAMSLLEELYAPFNRNHRRIIQMDARSAELTKYAANAMLATKISFMNEMAGLAERLGADIEAVRKGIGADPRIGYHFIYPGCGYGGSCFPKDVRALIHTAAEMGCDTSLLRSVERVNDRQKHRLIELLHQHFGADLTGHTFALWGLAFKPNTDDMREAPSRVLMEAIWAGGGKVQAFDPQAMNEAQRLYGLRDDLILCGTQEAALKGADALFICTEWQQFRAPDFELIQRTLKQAVIFDGRNLYDPARLRQRGFTYYAIGRGHHVQPAARQEPEPRLEATQCST